One Dermacentor andersoni chromosome 6, qqDerAnde1_hic_scaffold, whole genome shotgun sequence genomic window carries:
- the LOC126521275 gene encoding uncharacterized protein: protein MFRVVEGQQGVTHVYRISTNELVCTVKEKSTSKTNVPLSLTYQSRLRCPRRCTPGTNNYKPLELSKERFLSLLELQPISGECGPRAVVERLPADCDGGEWPGAQAAVANYSKYCCSRGRLHAPALPVCYPVVYRATKQHRYLGHLYSFNKRERWKRVRELRTGLSRRALHQLDRCRDLRVKLRRLTPSEVALWTNGHMRLGRTPLRELPSFLRPVRCVLPDVVQLNVLKAAKLSMCACDLRIRPGALTVSQASSPLF, encoded by the coding sequence ATGTTTCGGGTCGTCGAGGGGCAGCAGGGCGTAACGCACGTCTACCGGATTAGTACCAACGAGCTCGTCTGCACCGTGAAAGAGAAAAGTACAAGCAAGACCAATGTCCCGTTGTCCTTAACATATCAGTCTCGCCTGCGTTGTCCTCGCCGATGCACTCCTGGCACCAACAACTACAAGCCGCTTGAGCTGAGCAAGGAGCGCTTCTTGTCACTTTTAGAGCTGCAGCCGATCAGCGGTGAATGTGGTCCCCGGGCCGTGGTCGAGCGCCTGCCAGCTGACTGCGATGGCGGTGAGTGGCCCGGTGCCCAAGCGGCGGTCGCCAACTACAGCAAGTACTGCTGCTCGCGAGGTCGCCTGCACGCACCAGCGTTGCCAGTGTGCTACCCCGTCGTCTACCGTGCCACGAAACAGCACCGTTACCTAGGTCACCTGTACAGTTTCAACAAGCGAGAGCGTTGGAAGCGCGTGCGTGAACTCCGCACTGGTCTGAGCCGCCGGGCTCTGCACCAGTTGGACAGGTGCAGAGACTTGCGTGTCAAGCTGCGCCGTCTGACACCGTCGGAGGTGGCGCTTTGGACTAATGGCCATATGCGACTAGGCAGAACTCCTCTGCGGGAGCTTCCCAGCTTCTTGCGGCCTGTACGTTGTGTGCTTCCGGACGTTGTGCAACTGAATGTGCTCAAGGCGGCCAAGCTGTCCATGTGTGCTTGTGACCTCCGCATACGGCCCGGTGCACTTACGGTGTCACAAGCTTCTTCACCGTTGTTCTGA